In Papaver somniferum cultivar HN1 unplaced genomic scaffold, ASM357369v1 unplaced-scaffold_114, whole genome shotgun sequence, a genomic segment contains:
- the LOC113328660 gene encoding MLP-like protein 43, whose protein sequence is MAQIHKLEVEIKAKCSAQKFYTMMTRDAPKLQKYVPQIVHNCQVLPGDGQVRLGSVFVWDYVQGDKPSGVQTKVKITAVDHANMSLTSTVFEGDLTKGYSSFANTLTISPTKRNGNNNCLVKWSVQYEKENEDVPDPTYFVKMLEDFTKELDTSLLEEK, encoded by the exons ATGGCTCAAATTCATAAGCTAGAGGTTGAAATCAAAGCTAAGTGTTCCGCGCAGAAGTTTTACACTATGATGACTCGTGATGCACCCAAGCTTCAAAAATATGTTCCTCAAATAGTCCACAATTGCCAAGTTCTCCCGGGAGACGGTCAAGTTCGTCTGGGAAGTGTATTTGTTTGGGACTATGTACAGG GAGATAAACCTTCTGGCGTCCAGACCAAAGTGAAGATAACTGCGGTGGACCATGCAAACATGTCACTAACTTCCACAGTTTTTGAAGGAGATCTCACAAAAGGTTACTCGAGTTTTGCTAACACACTTactatctctccaacaaagaggAATGGGAACAATAACTGCCTTGTGAAGTGGTCTGTACAATatgagaaagaaaatgaagatgtgCCTGATCCAACTTACTTTGTAAAAATGCTGGAAGATTTTACCAAGGAATTGGATACCAGTTTGCTCGAGGAAAAGTAA